One part of the Acidobacteriota bacterium genome encodes these proteins:
- a CDS encoding DEAD/DEAH box helicase family protein, whose product MIDKKSLSERDICTKYITPAVEKAGWDRHTQFLEEVSFTDGKIIVRGRLHARGTAKRADYILYYKPNIPLAIIEAKDNKHTLRAGLQQALDYARILDLPFVFSSNGDGFLFHDKTATEGNIETELDNDSFPAPAALWAKYKLQRGLTTPDAETIAAQSYYDDGSGRQPRYYQQIAVNRTVEAIATGQRRILLVMATGTGKTYTAFQIAWRLWKAGARKRILFLADRNALIEQTRRGDFKHFKDKLTVVKQHQVDKAYEIYLALYQGLSGAEEASNIYKQFSRDFFDLIIVDECHRGSARDDSAWQEILRYFNKATQIGLTATPKETEETSNSEYFGDPIYTYSLKQGIDDGFLAPYRVVRVALDIDLEGWRPPQGFKDKAGKPVEDRIYNRTDFDKNLVVEERRKLVARKLTEFLKGTDRYDKTIAFCCDIEHAEGMTSELRNANADIAAANYKYVMQITGDNDEGKRELENFTNPEEKFPVIAATSELMTTGVDARTCKVIVLDSNIKSMTKFKQIIGRGTRIDADHNKFYFTILDFRNATDLFADQDFDGDPIRIKPAGEDEDLSKVIDEEEHDQTPLIDPESGEEITLVPPQIRNPFSGAVSVPREKVYVSGVDVSVLVARELSFDRDGKLITRKLTDYTREVVTEQFATLNEFLNKWHAADRKEVLIRELEEQGVPIEALRESVAGRLDLFDLICHVAYDQPPLTRRERANNVRKRDYFTKYGAQARQVLEALLDKYADEGIEDIENIKVLNVRPFTEIGSPLEIIREFGSREQYLAAVRELESELYKTA is encoded by the coding sequence ATGATTGATAAAAAGTCCCTGTCCGAACGCGACATCTGCACGAAGTACATCACTCCCGCAGTTGAAAAAGCAGGCTGGGACAGGCACACCCAGTTCCTGGAAGAGGTTTCTTTCACCGACGGCAAGATCATCGTGCGCGGCAGGCTGCACGCGCGCGGGACGGCGAAGCGCGCCGATTACATTCTTTACTACAAGCCCAACATCCCGCTGGCTATCATCGAAGCCAAAGACAACAAGCACACCTTGCGCGCGGGCTTGCAACAGGCGCTGGACTATGCGCGCATCCTCGACCTGCCGTTTGTCTTCAGCAGCAACGGCGATGGCTTTCTCTTTCACGACAAGACCGCGACCGAGGGCAACATCGAAACGGAACTCGACAACGACAGCTTTCCTGCGCCCGCCGCACTTTGGGCGAAGTACAAACTCCAGCGCGGCCTCACCACGCCCGACGCCGAGACCATCGCCGCGCAGAGTTATTACGACGACGGCAGCGGACGCCAGCCGCGCTATTACCAGCAGATCGCCGTCAATCGCACCGTCGAAGCCATCGCCACCGGGCAGCGGCGCATCCTGCTGGTGATGGCTACCGGCACGGGCAAGACTTACACAGCCTTTCAGATTGCCTGGCGCTTGTGGAAGGCGGGCGCGCGCAAACGCATCCTGTTTCTGGCCGACCGCAACGCGCTGATCGAACAGACGCGGCGCGGCGATTTCAAACACTTCAAAGACAAGCTGACCGTCGTCAAACAGCATCAGGTGGACAAGGCCTACGAAATCTATCTGGCGCTTTATCAAGGGCTGTCCGGCGCGGAAGAAGCGAGCAACATCTACAAACAATTCTCGCGCGACTTCTTTGACCTGATCATCGTGGACGAGTGCCATCGTGGCAGCGCGCGCGACGACAGCGCCTGGCAGGAGATTTTGCGGTACTTCAACAAAGCCACGCAGATCGGCCTGACCGCCACGCCGAAAGAGACAGAAGAGACCAGCAACAGCGAATACTTCGGCGACCCGATCTATACCTATTCGCTCAAACAGGGCATTGACGACGGCTTCCTCGCGCCCTACCGCGTCGTGCGCGTCGCGCTGGACATTGATCTGGAAGGCTGGCGGCCGCCGCAAGGTTTCAAAGACAAAGCGGGCAAGCCGGTCGAAGACCGCATCTACAACCGCACCGATTTCGACAAAAACCTGGTCGTCGAAGAGCGCCGCAAGCTGGTCGCGCGCAAGCTCACCGAGTTTCTGAAAGGCACGGATCGTTACGACAAGACCATCGCCTTTTGCTGCGACATCGAACACGCCGAGGGCATGACCAGCGAACTGCGCAATGCCAACGCCGACATCGCCGCCGCGAATTACAAATACGTGATGCAGATCACGGGCGACAACGACGAAGGCAAACGCGAACTGGAAAACTTCACCAACCCCGAAGAGAAGTTCCCCGTCATTGCGGCGACTTCGGAATTGATGACGACCGGCGTGGACGCGCGCACCTGCAAGGTCATCGTGCTCGATTCCAACATCAAGTCCATGACCAAGTTCAAACAGATCATCGGACGCGGCACACGCATTGACGCGGATCACAACAAGTTTTACTTCACTATCCTGGATTTCAGGAACGCCACGGACCTGTTCGCCGATCAGGATTTTGACGGCGACCCCATCCGCATCAAGCCTGCCGGCGAAGATGAAGATTTGAGCAAGGTCATTGACGAAGAGGAACACGACCAGACGCCGCTCATTGACCCGGAATCCGGCGAAGAGATCACGCTCGTTCCGCCGCAAATCCGCAATCCTTTTTCCGGCGCGGTGTCGGTGCCGCGCGAAAAGGTTTATGTCAGCGGCGTGGATGTTTCGGTGTTGGTGGCGCGCGAATTGTCGTTCGACCGCGACGGCAAGCTGATTACGCGCAAGCTGACCGATTACACGCGCGAAGTCGTCACCGAACAGTTTGCGACGCTGAACGAGTTTCTGAACAAATGGCACGCGGCGGACAGGAAAGAAGTTTTGATCCGCGAATTGGAAGAACAGGGCGTGCCCATCGAAGCGTTGCGCGAATCGGTGGCCGGCCGGCTCGATCTCTTCGACCTGATCTGCCACGTGGCTTACGATCAACCGCCGCTCACCCGGCGCGAGCGTGCCAACAACGTGCGCAAGCGCGATTACTTCACCAAGTACGGTGCCCAGGCGCGCCAGGTGCTCGAAGCCCTGCTCGACAAATACGCCGACGAGGGCATCGAAGACATCGAAAACATCAAAGTCCTGAACGTCCGCCCCTTCACCGAAATCGGCTCGCCCCTCGAAATCATCCGCGAGTTCGGCAGCCGCGAGCAATACCTGGCTGCCGTGCGCGAACTGGAAAGCGAGCTTTACAAAACGGCATAA
- a CDS encoding B12-binding domain-containing radical SAM protein → MPHLWMFLLQSLTPPEHEVILIDGNAQAMDEAGLARFVRENNIGLVGIGAMTRMIAKAYRMADAVRAVGVPVVMGGPHITEVPDEPLGRDGGPQHADAIALGEADETWAQIVADAARGELKDIYTPVDANGKERKPSLQPYPKIPWETMNLEQFDIIPKFLSPWLSKIGGGWGTFRIIPLESGRGCPYGCEFCTVTGFFGDSIRFRSNECVVNELLRLKARSKSEHGQTAVFFIDDNFAINIKRTKSLLRDIIAAEAQVFWTAQISANLLKDEELVDLIAAAGGKWIFIGMESLDPANLADVNKSFNKPADYAAVLNRLAQRNIVAITSFIFGLDNDTVGVADRTLAQMRDWPPGLPVFGQLTPFPSTPLYARLLAAGRLTRPKHWLDFAPYKMAHTPLKISIDDAQTEVFQAWTDSYSPAAIERAVDALAGKPIWLQISMFIGRLSFRGIYFPQMGRLAWLKVAWQNRRTIAKLVREGFRKGLRERPAPVVIPVVVAPEQQKI, encoded by the coding sequence ATGCCGCACCTCTGGATGTTCCTGTTGCAATCGCTCACCCCGCCCGAGCACGAAGTCATCTTGATTGACGGCAACGCCCAGGCGATGGATGAAGCCGGACTCGCACGTTTTGTGCGCGAAAACAACATCGGCCTCGTCGGCATCGGCGCGATGACGCGGATGATTGCGAAGGCTTACCGCATGGCCGATGCCGTGCGCGCCGTCGGTGTGCCCGTCGTGATGGGCGGGCCGCACATCACCGAAGTGCCCGATGAACCGTTAGGCCGCGACGGCGGGCCACAACACGCCGATGCCATCGCGCTGGGCGAAGCCGATGAGACCTGGGCGCAAATCGTGGCCGATGCGGCGCGCGGCGAGTTGAAAGACATCTACACGCCTGTGGATGCCAACGGCAAGGAGCGCAAGCCGAGCTTGCAGCCGTATCCGAAGATTCCGTGGGAAACGATGAATCTCGAACAGTTCGACATCATCCCCAAATTCCTGAGTCCCTGGTTGAGCAAGATCGGCGGCGGCTGGGGCACGTTCCGCATCATCCCGCTCGAATCGGGACGCGGCTGTCCGTATGGCTGCGAGTTTTGCACGGTGACGGGTTTCTTTGGCGATTCGATCCGCTTCCGCAGCAATGAGTGCGTGGTAAACGAGTTGTTGCGTTTGAAAGCCCGCTCGAAAAGCGAGCACGGACAGACGGCTGTCTTTTTTATTGACGACAACTTCGCGATCAACATCAAGCGGACGAAATCGCTGTTGCGCGACATCATCGCCGCCGAGGCGCAGGTTTTCTGGACGGCGCAGATCAGCGCCAACTTGCTCAAGGACGAAGAACTCGTTGACCTGATCGCCGCCGCCGGGGGCAAGTGGATTTTCATCGGCATGGAATCCCTAGACCCGGCGAATCTGGCCGACGTGAATAAGAGCTTCAACAAGCCCGCCGATTACGCCGCCGTGCTGAATCGCTTGGCGCAACGCAACATCGTGGCGATCACGTCGTTCATCTTCGGGCTGGATAACGACACCGTGGGCGTGGCTGACCGCACGCTGGCCCAGATGCGCGATTGGCCGCCGGGCTTGCCGGTCTTCGGCCAATTGACGCCCTTTCCTTCGACGCCATTGTATGCGCGGCTGCTGGCGGCGGGCCGTTTGACGCGGCCCAAACACTGGCTGGATTTTGCGCCCTACAAGATGGCGCATACGCCGCTGAAGATTTCGATTGACGATGCGCAGACCGAAGTGTTTCAAGCGTGGACAGACTCGTACAGCCCAGCCGCAATTGAACGCGCTGTTGATGCGTTGGCGGGCAAACCGATCTGGTTGCAAATCAGCATGTTCATCGGACGGCTGAGCTTTCGCGGGATTTACTTCCCGCAAATGGGGCGGCTGGCTTGGCTGAAAGTCGCTTGGCAAAACCGGCGCACGATTGCGAAGCTCGTGCGCGAAGGCTTCCGCAAAGGACTCAGAGAGCGCCCGGCCCCAGTCGTCATTCCTGTGGTGGTCGCGCCGGAGCAGCAAAAGATATAG
- a CDS encoding penicillin acylase family protein encodes MKPLTILFLVVFTCQLVITAPPASKAQQADLQQRARAALAQTSGTLKLAGLQKPVRVLRDDWGIAHIYAETQDDLFFAQGFSAAQDRLWQLDLWRRTGEGKLAEILGEGALERDKFARLLRYRGDMKAEWAAYAPDAKPIIESFVRGVNAWIEQTKDNLPIEFQLAGYKPEPWTPEVCLTRMAGYVMTRNAATEITRAQLAREFGAAFVDEWMPAEPARKLEIPTGLDLAGIDNKILSIAAGANIPVSFGQTAPNPNDGSNNWVIDGTMSATGKPLLANDPHRQIALPSLRYMVHLVAPGWNVIGSGEPALPGVAAGHNESVGFGFTIVGIDQQDLYVEEINPANPNEYKQRGKWQPMRVEREQINVKGKAEPVTVELKFTAHGPVVYEDAARQRAYALKWVGSEPGTAGYLASLTLNRVQNWNEFLKGLERWKVPSENLVYADVDGNIGWVAAGMTPVRKGPSGQTWSGLLPVPGDGRFEWQGFLPVKDLPQAYNPVKHYVATANHNILPPGYKRELGYEWSNPIRFERIDEVLRGSQRKFSVADFEQLQHDAVSLPARALIAILKEAKFEDAAILPYVQLLTSWDAVLSKDSAAAALFEFWVPKLPAQVFKNHVPLKAWPLVAARIGLLRTLETLKAAEPRWFAPGKSAKEARAARDLALYWSLKEAVAEAQSKLGADPKQWRWGKLHVAPFTHALAANDETRALFNLPAVERDGDANTVFATGGPNFHQNSGASFREILDVSNWDNSVATNVPGQSGQPGSAHYGDLLPLWARGDYFPLLYSKAKVEAQAKQRLTLEPAR; translated from the coding sequence ATGAAACCCCTGACCATCCTGTTCTTGGTTGTTTTCACTTGCCAGCTTGTCATTACTGCGCCGCCTGCTAGCAAGGCCCAACAGGCCGATTTACAACAACGCGCCCGCGCCGCGCTTGCACAGACCTCCGGCACGCTCAAGTTGGCTGGCTTGCAAAAGCCGGTCAGGGTGCTGCGCGACGACTGGGGCATCGCGCACATTTACGCCGAGACGCAAGACGATTTGTTTTTCGCGCAGGGCTTCAGTGCCGCGCAAGACCGCCTCTGGCAACTCGATCTGTGGCGGCGCACGGGCGAAGGCAAGCTCGCTGAAATCCTGGGTGAAGGTGCGCTCGAACGCGACAAGTTCGCGCGGCTGTTGCGCTATCGCGGCGATATGAAGGCCGAGTGGGCGGCGTATGCGCCCGATGCCAAGCCGATCATCGAGTCCTTTGTGCGCGGCGTGAATGCCTGGATCGAACAAACCAAAGACAACCTGCCGATTGAATTTCAACTCGCCGGTTACAAACCCGAACCCTGGACGCCCGAAGTTTGTTTGACGCGCATGGCCGGTTACGTGATGACGCGCAACGCCGCGACCGAAATTACGCGGGCGCAACTGGCGCGCGAATTCGGCGCGGCGTTTGTGGATGAATGGATGCCCGCCGAACCTGCGCGCAAATTGGAAATTCCAACGGGCCTCGATCTCGCAGGCATAGACAACAAGATTCTGTCCATTGCGGCGGGCGCAAACATCCCAGTGAGTTTCGGCCAAACAGCGCCGAATCCGAACGATGGCAGCAACAATTGGGTGATTGACGGGACGATGTCGGCGACGGGCAAGCCGCTGCTGGCGAACGATCCGCACCGGCAGATTGCGCTGCCGAGTTTGCGTTACATGGTTCATCTAGTGGCGCCGGGCTGGAACGTGATCGGCTCAGGCGAACCCGCGCTGCCGGGCGTCGCGGCGGGGCACAATGAAAGCGTCGGCTTCGGCTTCACCATCGTCGGCATTGACCAGCAGGATTTGTACGTCGAAGAGATTAACCCGGCCAATCCGAACGAATACAAACAGCGCGGCAAGTGGCAGCCAATGCGCGTCGAGCGCGAACAGATCAACGTCAAAGGCAAAGCCGAGCCGGTCACCGTCGAATTGAAATTCACCGCGCACGGGCCGGTGGTTTATGAAGACGCCGCGCGGCAGCGTGCCTACGCGTTGAAATGGGTTGGCAGCGAACCGGGCACGGCGGGCTATCTCGCTTCGTTGACGTTGAACCGCGTGCAGAACTGGAACGAGTTTTTGAAAGGCCTGGAACGTTGGAAAGTGCCTTCGGAAAATCTGGTTTACGCCGACGTAGACGGCAACATCGGCTGGGTCGCGGCAGGCATGACGCCTGTGCGCAAAGGCCCTTCCGGGCAGACATGGTCGGGCTTGCTGCCGGTGCCGGGCGATGGGCGCTTTGAATGGCAGGGTTTTTTGCCGGTCAAAGATTTGCCGCAAGCGTATAACCCAGTGAAGCATTACGTGGCGACGGCCAACCACAACATCTTGCCGCCGGGCTACAAACGCGAGTTGGGTTATGAATGGTCGAACCCGATTCGCTTCGAGCGTATTGATGAAGTGTTGCGCGGCAGTCAACGCAAATTCAGCGTGGCTGATTTCGAGCAATTGCAACACGACGCCGTCTCGCTGCCCGCGCGCGCATTGATCGCCATCTTGAAAGAAGCCAAGTTTGAAGACGCCGCGATTCTGCCTTACGTGCAATTGCTGACGAGTTGGGACGCGGTGCTCAGCAAAGATTCGGCGGCGGCGGCGCTGTTTGAATTCTGGGTGCCAAAGCTGCCGGCGCAAGTCTTCAAAAATCACGTCCCGCTCAAAGCCTGGCCGCTGGTCGCCGCGCGCATCGGTTTGCTGCGCACGCTGGAAACGTTGAAAGCCGCCGAACCACGCTGGTTCGCGCCGGGCAAGTCAGCAAAAGAAGCCCGCGCCGCGCGTGACCTCGCCTTGTATTGGAGCCTGAAAGAAGCTGTAGCCGAAGCGCAGTCGAAACTCGGCGCTGATCCCAAACAATGGCGTTGGGGCAAATTGCACGTCGCGCCGTTCACGCACGCGCTGGCGGCGAATGATGAAACGCGCGCCCTGTTCAACCTGCCCGCCGTCGAACGCGACGGCGACGCCAACACCGTGTTCGCCACCGGTGGCCCCAACTTCCACCAAAATAGCGGCGCGTCTTTTCGGGAAATCCTCGATGTGAGCAACTGGGATAACTCCGTCGCGACGAACGTGCCCGGCCAATCGGGCCAGCCGGGCAGCGCGCATTACGGCGATTTGTTGCCGCTGTGGGCGCGCGGTGATTACTTCCCGCTGCTGTACAGCAAGGCGAAAGTTGAAGCGCAAGCCAAACAACGCTTGACGCTAGAACCTGCACGTTGA
- a CDS encoding CRTAC1 family protein — protein MDRTFQKALWYFLFIALFWRPAQTPTQAQDQAQGGANTAGAFKPIKDERNRPITAGGFVDGAPVYFADSTARTGLQKFRHAGGTADKRYILESPSGGIALLDYDNDGWLDVYLVNGSTFAALQGKEPAPRAALFHNNQDGTFSDVTAKAGVANERWGFGVAAGDFDNDGWTDLYVTNFGKNRLYRNNGDGTFTDVAEKLGAAINSWSTGATFGDYDGDGDLDLFVVGYVQFDPAHLPEPSTLGGGQKYCFFRGQPVMCGPRGLKGAPDHLLRNDGGKFTDVSKAAGVADEKGYYGFSAAFCDVNDDGKLDLLVANDSTPNFLYLNKGNGTFADASYESGFALNEDGREQAGMGLAVGDYDNDGRPDVYLTNFSDDTNTLYHNEGNGQFNDVTYASGHGTPTIPFLGWGTGFLDFDNDGWRDVFIANGHVYPQVDKYDWGTTWAQRPLLFKNKSGKTFELLPAASNSGLAVVKAARGAAFGDLDNDGLVDVVINNCDDTPTVLHNETQAAGHWLSLKLLTGKRDAIGATAWLTVNGQRQRADVISGGSYCSQSDLRLHFGLGAATTAEKLEIRWPSGTRETIAVKAVNQVLIVKEAVRQKPKPKVSG, from the coding sequence ATGGATAGAACCTTTCAAAAAGCGCTCTGGTATTTCCTCTTCATTGCGCTGTTCTGGCGGCCCGCCCAAACACCAACCCAGGCGCAAGACCAGGCGCAGGGCGGCGCGAACACCGCTGGCGCCTTCAAGCCCATCAAGGATGAGCGCAATCGCCCCATCACTGCGGGCGGGTTCGTAGACGGCGCGCCCGTCTATTTCGCCGACAGCACCGCGCGCACGGGCCTGCAAAAATTCCGGCACGCCGGCGGCACTGCCGACAAGCGCTACATCCTCGAATCGCCTTCGGGCGGCATCGCGTTGCTGGATTATGACAACGACGGCTGGCTGGACGTGTATCTGGTCAACGGTTCGACCTTCGCCGCGTTGCAAGGCAAAGAACCCGCGCCGCGCGCCGCGCTCTTTCACAACAACCAAGACGGCACGTTTAGCGATGTCACCGCCAAAGCAGGCGTCGCCAACGAACGCTGGGGCTTTGGCGTTGCGGCAGGCGATTTCGACAACGACGGCTGGACGGATTTGTACGTCACCAACTTCGGCAAGAATCGCCTGTATCGCAACAACGGAGACGGCACGTTCACCGATGTGGCCGAGAAGCTGGGCGCGGCCATCAACAGTTGGTCAACCGGCGCGACGTTTGGCGATTACGACGGCGATGGCGATCTTGATCTGTTCGTCGTGGGCTACGTGCAATTCGATCCGGCGCATCTGCCCGAACCGAGCACGCTTGGCGGCGGGCAGAAGTATTGCTTCTTTCGCGGTCAGCCGGTGATGTGCGGCCCGCGCGGATTGAAAGGCGCGCCCGATCATCTGTTGCGCAACGACGGCGGCAAATTCACCGATGTCAGCAAAGCGGCGGGCGTCGCCGATGAGAAAGGCTATTACGGATTCAGCGCAGCCTTTTGCGACGTGAATGACGACGGCAAACTCGATCTGCTGGTCGCCAATGATTCGACGCCGAACTTCCTGTACCTGAACAAAGGCAACGGCACGTTTGCAGACGCCAGCTACGAGTCGGGCTTCGCGCTCAATGAAGACGGGCGCGAACAAGCGGGAATGGGCTTGGCCGTGGGCGATTATGACAACGATGGGCGGCCTGATGTTTACCTCACGAACTTCTCAGACGACACGAACACGCTGTATCACAATGAAGGCAACGGGCAATTCAACGATGTGACCTACGCCAGCGGGCACGGCACGCCGACGATTCCGTTTCTGGGCTGGGGCACAGGCTTTCTCGATTTCGACAATGACGGCTGGCGGGACGTGTTCATCGCCAACGGCCATGTTTATCCGCAAGTGGACAAGTACGATTGGGGCACAACCTGGGCGCAGCGCCCACTGCTGTTCAAAAACAAATCCGGCAAGACGTTTGAGTTGCTGCCCGCCGCGAGCAACAGCGGCTTGGCCGTGGTGAAGGCCGCCCGTGGCGCGGCTTTTGGCGATCTCGACAACGATGGCCTTGTAGACGTAGTCATCAACAATTGCGACGACACGCCGACCGTCTTGCACAATGAAACGCAGGCCGCCGGACATTGGCTGTCATTGAAATTGCTGACTGGCAAACGCGACGCCATCGGCGCCACCGCTTGGCTGACGGTGAACGGCCAACGCCAGCGTGCCGATGTCATCAGCGGCGGCAGTTATTGTTCGCAATCCGACCTGCGCTTGCATTTCGGATTGGGAGCGGCGACAACGGCTGAGAAGTTGGAGATTCGCTGGCCGAGCGGCACGCGTGAGACCATTGCGGTCAAAGCCGTCAATCAAGTGCTGATCGTGAAAGAAGCAGTAAGGCAAAAGCCAAAGCCAAAAGTTAGCGGATAA